The Ornithinimicrobium faecis genome includes a window with the following:
- a CDS encoding aminotransferase class IV: MSADQIRVWVDGRRVDEGPAIAAVDHGVTVGDGVFETAKIVDGQVFARTRHHDRMDRSLAGLGLPGLDRAHVDEGIASVLADGPIPFGRLRYTVTGGIGPLGSDRLDGPKTHIVVAGELQRPAPVTTVAVVPWIRNERAATVGLKTTSYAENVVALSAAKSLGATEAIFANGAGELCEGTGSNIFVVRDGVIFTPPLEAGPLAGITRALTIEWCREEGLEVVEESLPLAVLAECDEAFLTSSTRDVQAIGAIRIVPAQQTAAGELAAVDLADRGLSADPGPVTQRAAEIFARLGKERMDP; this comes from the coding sequence ATGAGTGCAGACCAGATCAGGGTGTGGGTCGACGGACGGCGTGTCGATGAGGGGCCGGCGATTGCCGCGGTCGACCACGGGGTTACTGTCGGTGACGGTGTCTTCGAGACCGCCAAGATCGTCGACGGGCAGGTCTTTGCCCGCACCCGGCACCATGACCGCATGGACCGGTCCCTGGCCGGGCTGGGTCTGCCCGGGCTGGATCGCGCGCACGTGGACGAGGGGATCGCGTCCGTGCTGGCCGACGGCCCGATCCCATTCGGGCGGCTGCGTTACACCGTCACCGGCGGCATCGGCCCCCTCGGCTCAGACCGCTTGGACGGCCCGAAGACGCACATCGTGGTCGCCGGTGAGCTCCAGCGCCCCGCGCCCGTGACGACCGTGGCGGTGGTCCCCTGGATCCGCAACGAGCGCGCCGCCACCGTGGGCCTGAAGACCACCTCGTATGCCGAGAACGTCGTCGCCCTGTCCGCCGCCAAGTCGCTGGGCGCCACCGAGGCGATCTTCGCCAACGGCGCGGGTGAGCTGTGCGAGGGGACCGGCTCCAACATCTTCGTCGTGCGCGACGGTGTGATCTTCACACCGCCCCTTGAGGCCGGGCCGCTGGCCGGGATCACCCGGGCGCTGACCATCGAGTGGTGCCGTGAGGAGGGCCTGGAGGTCGTTGAGGAGTCCCTGCCGCTGGCCGTGCTGGCCGAGTGTGACGAGGCCTTCCTGACCTCCAGCACCCGAGACGTGCAGGCGATCGGCGCGATCCGGATCGTCCCGGCCCAGCAGACGGCGGCCGGTGAGCTCGCTGCGGTCGACCTCGCCGACCGTGGCCTCAGCGCAGACCCGGGCCCGGTGACGCAGCGGGCCGCCGAGATCTTCGCCCGTCTCGGCAAGGAGCGGATGGACCCCTGA